The DNA segment AAATATCTTGATCAATGCCATCTACTAGCAATTCAAGTCTCCAGGTCTCTTCCTTCCATAGAACTTCTTCTCTAGAACTTGTGAAAGGGTAGGCAGCACTTCCCCAAATCCACATCATGTGAATAGCATTGGGGCAAGAAACTCTCCCTTGTGGGTCCAAAACCACAAGAATTGGCTTATTCTTGTATTTCCATTCGCTCTGGATGAACCAGATGACTGGCTTGCCTATCAAAGATGGATCATACACTGAGTACCATGACATGTTTTCTTGAAGGCTCTCAAACTGCTTTTTCTTTGGTTCTATCCATTCATAGTTTGGATCCACAATTGGTATCCAAACCAACTCATATCTACTTTCCATTCTTGATGTATGAGTCTTCGATTCGTTGTAGATCTGTTCAAGAATCATAAGCTCGTCGGTGGAGATCTCCATGCCTGAAAATAGAAGCAGCACATTCTTCCTTCTCAATGGCTCAAGGCTAACCTGTTTGTTTCCATTAATTATACAAATATAAGCATCACCAACACAATTTCACATAATACTAATGCATATGTAGGTAGTTACTGTGTTAGAAAATCAAACCCTTTTCTTGGTAACACCATCATATAGAGGTAGAATATCATCCTGTGCATAAATCAGAGCTTTGAGAACCTTCATGTTGTCAGTGTGGGGTTTTGAAAACAAATCTCGCAGCATTTGGTAAGCTTCAGCATCCATCTTTTTCCCTACATTGAATGATCATATTAAATTAGTCGGATAGCTAAGGGGTCTTTtggtttaagatttttttatcttattattaatTACAATGACGTTATACActgttttttctttgtttccTATCTATAAAATTTTACTCAGAAAACTGTAAAAGcaacttttattgttttctgGTTTTTCACTATTTCCTatacaaaattttgaaagtcAATGTAACACTTCTGTAATTAAGAATGAAAGTATAAAATAAGCCAACTAGCCCACACTCCCTATTGATATCTCAGTTTTATTTAATATGGATAGATAGAGACGAGGAATTATAAGTGGCCTACCAATATGTTCGTGGCAACTATTTAGCAGCTGCCTGAGATGGTCATTTATGTTTCTGAGCTTGAAAATCAAAGTAGATAGCTCCCAAGCATCAGTGGATGCGAATATCCTGAAACAGTGTTTTTGACATATTATTTATGTGTCTGTGATATTTAAAAACTCTTTCATAGGTAGTTAACACCCGGTGTTGGAGATAGAACTTCTTCATACATATGACCATTTTCATGCGCTTAGGTGTATTCATTTATAAAGAGAATTCAAAATGCTGACCATGGATGTTCTAACAAGCATGAAAAACTTGAAAATGATTGGAAAACACATACTCATAGCTTAGGGTAGTGAGGCTAGTAATCTGAGCTGCACAAGCCACAATACTTCTAACGGTCCAGTAAGAAGCAACTGGGATATAGTTGTAGGCAGTGGTGTAGGCTGATATATCTTGCGTAATATATTGAGATCGCAGATCATGGAACTCTATGACACGCTTGGTCACCTCAACTATGATGCTAACTAGATCATTAAGGGTATCAAACCGTGGTTTCAGCGAGCTTGCACGCGCCATGATACTAGGTAGTTGCTTCAGAATTGCCATTGATTTGGCAAGCTGGTTTTTATCATGGATTTGGGCCAGCAGCCAAAATTCACCATACGTTAGAGCGAAAGCAGCTAAGGCCAGCACTATTTTCACATCCCACTTGAAGATTGTAAGCATGTCAAAGATGGCAACTGTAGTGGAGTGTACATCTACACCACAGAGAGTCTTGTAGGGAATCTGAAATTTCATGTTGGTTTTGATATTGTTAAGTTGTTCCATTGATGGAAAGACTTCATTATGTCAGTCTCTTTAAATATAgagtgatttttattttaattcactCAAATTAACAGGAAGTTATTTTGGTCcctcaaaattcaaaaattatgaCTTTAGtcttaaaaacattaaattagaGGGAGTAAAACGAGTTTTCTAAAACTCTTTTTTAGTccttcaaatttattttgtagagactaaaaccatatttttactaaatttgGGATTAGAATGAAGCTTTTTTAGGGTCTGAAAACGGATTTACCCCAAATTTCAGAGACCGAAAACATAATTAAACCATTATGAAAATTATGCATGTAGCCATGTTCCGGCTATGACAGCATGAGCCAATCATGATGAAAATAAGGTTTCAAGTGTTTACTAGTATATATCcgttttacaaattaaaaacagaatatCAGTTAGTAGCTCAAACTCTTGCGATAGTCGTGTTTAACATTTTTCAGTGATTGCACATAATGTTTAGGATATCACCTCACAGGAAATCCTATCAATCTTAGCAGATAGAGCCTCTAGCATGTTTGTTTGCCCAGGATGGTAGCTTTTGTCCTCCACATTATCAACACGTGCAAGGGCACCCTGAAAGATTGCACAGTACAGGTTAATCAGAAAAAGGAAAATCTCACACAAAACGACGTACTAATTAAAACCATGTGCATGTCTTTTTTCAATggtttaataatgtttttagtccctaaaatatctgataaatttagttttgttctctcaaatttatataatacaTTTTAGTCCGTAAGCAACGAGACtctgaatgtttttttttacactttGAAGAACCCAAATTGAATTCACTCCAAAACATAAAGGCTATAAAAACATATTGAACTTTTATTTTTCGTCGAGGGAGCAGAAAGTTAACTGGAAACATGACAGCTGATTTCAGTCCATTAAAAATTTGCTTGGCACTTAGATAATCAACCTTTTATTTGATTAGTATCATACCGTTGTAGGACCTTCAGAAGTCAAGGTGGAACATATTAGAACATCCTCAACTATACGCAGAAGGGGCCTGACATCATATTCAATCCCTTCAGGATTATGCTCTGTCAATACTTTCTTCACCAAAACGCTGTCATCAGATATTGCGGCTGCAGGCATCATTCTTCCACCATTTATCAGTTGTTGCATAGCACCCAACTTGCCAATGCTGTTCATTGTGGGTACACAAAACAAAATGCAGATGAAGAACTCTAGGTTTGAGGCGAAGGAGAGATAATAAGGCTTGGGTAGTTGCGTTTCAAGTGCAAGTGATAG comes from the Phaseolus vulgaris cultivar G19833 chromosome 8, P. vulgaris v2.0, whole genome shotgun sequence genome and includes:
- the LOC137825907 gene encoding protein SIEVE ELEMENT OCCLUSION B-like; translated protein: MNSIGKLGAMQQLINGGRMMPAAAISDDSVLVKKVLTEHNPEGIEYDVRPLLRIVEDVLICSTLTSEGPTTGALARVDNVEDKSYHPGQTNMLEALSAKIDRISCEIPYKTLCGVDVHSTTVAIFDMLTIFKWDVKIVLALAAFALTYGEFWLLAQIHDKNQLAKSMAILKQLPSIMARASSLKPRFDTLNDLVSIIVEVTKRVIEFHDLRSQYITQDISAYTTAYNYIPVASYWTVRSIVACAAQITSLTTLSYEIFASTDAWELSTLIFKLRNINDHLRQLLNSCHEHIGKKMDAEAYQMLRDLFSKPHTDNMKVLKALIYAQDDILPLYDGVTKKRVSLEPLRRKNVLLLFSGMEISTDELMILEQIYNESKTHTSRMESRYELVWIPIVDPNYEWIEPKKKQFESLQENMSWYSVYDPSLIGKPVIWFIQSEWKYKNKPILVVLDPQGRVSCPNAIHMMWIWGSAAYPFTSSREEVLWKEETWRLELLVDGIDQDILNWIKDGKYIFLFGGDDPEWVRRFVKEGRRVAMATQIPLEMVYVGKSNKREQVQKIIDTIIRDKLNTQYWSEQSMIWFFWTRLQSMLFSKLQLKQSDDDDHVMQEIKKLLSYDKQGGWIVLARGSHIVVNGHATTGFQTLVEYDAVWKDHADREGFESAFKNHYDKVHSVVSPCSRFEFSHAMGRIPERLTCPECRRNMHVLTTFQCCHDEKIDEDFFVSTVTPPTN